One Cucurbita pepo subsp. pepo cultivar mu-cu-16 chromosome LG11, ASM280686v2, whole genome shotgun sequence DNA window includes the following coding sequences:
- the LOC111805125 gene encoding serine/threonine-protein kinase AFC3 isoform X1, translating into MEAERMEKEQQRTTRKRPRSAWDVVPSEQEANKALAVVKDEVKRHASPPRRDDDREGHYVFNLGENLTPRYKILSKMGEGTFGRVLECWDRQTREYVAIKVVRSIRKYRDAAMVEVDILKHLAQNDTGCLRCVQIRNWFDYRNHICIVFERLGPSLFDFLKRNKYHPFPVDLVREFGRQLLESVAYMHDLHLIHTDLKPENILLVSSEYIKLPGCKRVSSDETQFRCLPKSSAIKLIDFGSTAFDNENHSSIVSTRHYRAPEVILGLGWSYPCDLWSIGCILVELCSGKALFQTHENLEHLAMMERVLGPIPGHMIQSADQNAEKYFKRGLRLNWPEGAVSRESIRAVKKLDRLKDMVSQHVGFSRLLTDLLYDLLKYDPSERPTARQALNHSFFKSIA; encoded by the exons ATGGAAGCTGAGAGAATGGAGAAAGAACAACAGCGGACCACCAGGAAAAGACCTCGTTCCGCATGGGATGTGGTGCCATCCGAACAAGAG GCTAATAAGGCTTTGGCGGTGGTTAAGGATGAGGTCAAAAGGCATGCCTCGCCCCCGAGAAGAGACGATGATCGTGAAGGACACTATGTCTTCAACCTCGGCGAGAATCTCACTCCGAGAT ATAAAATCCTCAGCAAGATGGGTGAAG GCACATTTGGTCGAGTTTTGGAATGCTGGGACCGGCAAACTCGAGAATATGTAGCCATTAAGGTAGTTCGGAGCATAAGAAAGTACCGTGATGCAGCCATGGTTGAGGTGGATATACTTAAGCATCTTGCTCAGAATGACACAGGCTGCTTACG TTGTGTGCAGATTAGAAATTGGTTTGACTACCGCAATCACATATGTATA GTATTTGAGAGGCTTGGACCAAGcttatttgattttctaaagagaaataaataccACCCATTCCCTGTGGATCTTGTTCGGGAGTTTGGACGACAGCTTTTGGAATCTGTAGCAT ATATGCATGATTTACACTTAATCCACACAGACCTGAAGCCAGAAAATATACTTCTTGTGTCTTCTGAATATATAAAGCTCCCTGGTTGTAag AGGGTTTCGTCGGATGAAACGCAATTCAGGTGCTTGCCCAAGTCTAGTGCAATTAAGCTGATTGATTTTGGTAGTACTGCATTTGATAATGAGAATCATAGCTCCATTGTTTCTACGAGGCATTACAGAGCCCCTGAGGTTATTCTAG GTCTTGGATGGAGTTATCCATGCGATTTGTGGAGTATCGGTTGCATTCTTGTCGAACTGTGTTCG GGCAAAGCACTGTTTCAAACTCACGAGAACTTGGAGCATTTGGCAATGATGGAGAGGGTGTTGGGACCTATACCAGGGCACATGATTCAGAGTGCTGA CCAAAACGcagaaaaatatttcaaacgaGGTTTGCGTCTAAACTGGCCCGAAGGAGCAGTTTCAAGAGAAAGCATTCGAGCCGTGAAGAAACTCGATCGTTTGAAG GATATGGTTTCACAACATGTGGGTTTCTCCAGGCTATTGACTGATCTGTTGTATGATCTATTGAAATACGACCCTTCGGAACGCCCAACAGCTCGACAAGCCCTTAACCATTCTTTCTTTAAGAGTATAGCATGA
- the LOC111805125 gene encoding serine/threonine-protein kinase AFC3 isoform X2 translates to MVEVDILKHLAQNDTGCLRCVQIRNWFDYRNHICIVFERLGPSLFDFLKRNKYHPFPVDLVREFGRQLLESVAYMHDLHLIHTDLKPENILLVSSEYIKLPGCKRVSSDETQFRCLPKSSAIKLIDFGSTAFDNENHSSIVSTRHYRAPEVILGLGWSYPCDLWSIGCILVELCSGKALFQTHENLEHLAMMERVLGPIPGHMIQSADQNAEKYFKRGLRLNWPEGAVSRESIRAVKKLDRLKDMVSQHVGFSRLLTDLLYDLLKYDPSERPTARQALNHSFFKSIA, encoded by the exons ATGGTTGAGGTGGATATACTTAAGCATCTTGCTCAGAATGACACAGGCTGCTTACG TTGTGTGCAGATTAGAAATTGGTTTGACTACCGCAATCACATATGTATA GTATTTGAGAGGCTTGGACCAAGcttatttgattttctaaagagaaataaataccACCCATTCCCTGTGGATCTTGTTCGGGAGTTTGGACGACAGCTTTTGGAATCTGTAGCAT ATATGCATGATTTACACTTAATCCACACAGACCTGAAGCCAGAAAATATACTTCTTGTGTCTTCTGAATATATAAAGCTCCCTGGTTGTAag AGGGTTTCGTCGGATGAAACGCAATTCAGGTGCTTGCCCAAGTCTAGTGCAATTAAGCTGATTGATTTTGGTAGTACTGCATTTGATAATGAGAATCATAGCTCCATTGTTTCTACGAGGCATTACAGAGCCCCTGAGGTTATTCTAG GTCTTGGATGGAGTTATCCATGCGATTTGTGGAGTATCGGTTGCATTCTTGTCGAACTGTGTTCG GGCAAAGCACTGTTTCAAACTCACGAGAACTTGGAGCATTTGGCAATGATGGAGAGGGTGTTGGGACCTATACCAGGGCACATGATTCAGAGTGCTGA CCAAAACGcagaaaaatatttcaaacgaGGTTTGCGTCTAAACTGGCCCGAAGGAGCAGTTTCAAGAGAAAGCATTCGAGCCGTGAAGAAACTCGATCGTTTGAAG GATATGGTTTCACAACATGTGGGTTTCTCCAGGCTATTGACTGATCTGTTGTATGATCTATTGAAATACGACCCTTCGGAACGCCCAACAGCTCGACAAGCCCTTAACCATTCTTTCTTTAAGAGTATAGCATGA
- the LOC111805125 gene encoding serine/threonine-protein kinase AFC3 isoform X3, with amino-acid sequence MYNMHDLHLIHTDLKPENILLVSSEYIKLPGCKRVSSDETQFRCLPKSSAIKLIDFGSTAFDNENHSSIVSTRHYRAPEVILGLGWSYPCDLWSIGCILVELCSGKALFQTHENLEHLAMMERVLGPIPGHMIQSADQNAEKYFKRGLRLNWPEGAVSRESIRAVKKLDRLKDMVSQHVGFSRLLTDLLYDLLKYDPSERPTARQALNHSFFKSIA; translated from the exons ATGTATA ATATGCATGATTTACACTTAATCCACACAGACCTGAAGCCAGAAAATATACTTCTTGTGTCTTCTGAATATATAAAGCTCCCTGGTTGTAag AGGGTTTCGTCGGATGAAACGCAATTCAGGTGCTTGCCCAAGTCTAGTGCAATTAAGCTGATTGATTTTGGTAGTACTGCATTTGATAATGAGAATCATAGCTCCATTGTTTCTACGAGGCATTACAGAGCCCCTGAGGTTATTCTAG GTCTTGGATGGAGTTATCCATGCGATTTGTGGAGTATCGGTTGCATTCTTGTCGAACTGTGTTCG GGCAAAGCACTGTTTCAAACTCACGAGAACTTGGAGCATTTGGCAATGATGGAGAGGGTGTTGGGACCTATACCAGGGCACATGATTCAGAGTGCTGA CCAAAACGcagaaaaatatttcaaacgaGGTTTGCGTCTAAACTGGCCCGAAGGAGCAGTTTCAAGAGAAAGCATTCGAGCCGTGAAGAAACTCGATCGTTTGAAG GATATGGTTTCACAACATGTGGGTTTCTCCAGGCTATTGACTGATCTGTTGTATGATCTATTGAAATACGACCCTTCGGAACGCCCAACAGCTCGACAAGCCCTTAACCATTCTTTCTTTAAGAGTATAGCATGA